Proteins encoded together in one Prunus dulcis chromosome 3, ALMONDv2, whole genome shotgun sequence window:
- the LOC117622064 gene encoding glycerol kinase, which translates to MSLTNLVFCLHFYFGDWINIVHNPKNHSPTYTILLFSSSVSLSLSLSLSLFRNQNKKFGSSRQETKMSKKPEALKKTDDVFVGSIDQGTTSTRFIIYDRSARPVGSHQVEFTQFYPEAGWVEHDAMEILESVRVCMAKALDKATADGHNVDSGLKAIGLTNQRETTLVWSKSTGCPLYNAIVWMDVRTSSICRKLEKELSGGRTHFLETCGLPISTYFSALKLLWLLENVDKVKEAVKSGDALFGTIDTWLIWNLTGGVKGGIHVTDVSNASRTMLMNLKTLEWDNPTLKTLGIPAEFLPKIVSNSEIIGKITTGWPITGVPISGCLGDQHAAMLGQACRRGEAKSTYGTGAFILLNTGEEIIRSTHGLLSTVAFKLGPKAPTNYAIEGSIAIAGAAVQWLRDSLGIIKSAKEIEDLALQVESTGGVYFVPAFNGLFAPWWRDDARGVCIGITRFTNKAHICRAVLESMAFQVKDVLDSMHKDAGEKGEVKNEKGEFLLRVDGGATVNTLLMQIQADLLGSPVLRPADIETTALGAAYAAGLAVGIWTEKEIFAGEERAKVATTFHPKLDEELRKKKLDSWFKAISRTFDLADLSL; encoded by the exons ATGAGTTTGACCAATTTGGTATTTTGTTTGCATTTCTATTTTGGTGATTGGATAAACATTGTCCACAATCCCAAGAACCACTCTCCTACTTATACCATTTTGCTTTTCTcttcctctgtttctctctctctctctctctctctctctctcttcagaaACCAGAACAAAAAGTTTGGATCTTCAagacaagaaacaaaaatgtcGAAGAAACCGGAAGCCTTAAAGAAAACAGATGATGTGTTCGTTGGGTCGATTGACCAAGGAACCACCAGCACCAGATTCATAATCTATGATCGTTCGGCGCGCCCAGTTGGCTCTCACCAGGTCGAGTTCACTCAGTTTTACCCTGAAGCAGG ATGGGTTGAGCATGATGCAATGGAGATACTGGAGAGTGTGAGAGTGTGCATGGCTAAGGCACTGGACAAAGCCACGGCTGATGGGCACAACGTGGACAGTGGGCTGAAGGCTATTGGGTTGACTAATCAGAGAGAGACGACTCTGGTTTGGAGCAAATCCACCGGCTGTCCTCTCTACAATGCTATTGTTTGGATGGATGTACGTACTAGCTCTATTTGCAG aaaattggagaaagaaTTATCTGGGGGAAGAACTCATTTTTTGGAAACATGTGGGTTGCCCATAAGCACCTACTTCAGTGCGTTGAAGTTGCTCTGGTTGCTGGAAAATGTGGATAAAGTGAAAGAGGCTGTGAAATCAGGGGATGCTCTCTTTGGAACTATAGACACTTGGTTAATCTGGAATTTAACTGGTGGTGTCAAGGGAGGGATACATGTTACTGATGTCTCAAATGCATCACGGACAATGCTTATGAACCTGAAGACCCTTGAGTGGGATAATCCTACATTGAAAACCTTAGGAATTCCAGCTGAATTTCTTCCCAAAATTGTCAGTAACTCTGAGATTATTGGAAAAATTACCACGGGATGGCCAATTACTGGAGTCCCAATTTCTGGATGTCTTGGTGATCAACATGCAGCAATGTTAGGGCAAGCTTGCAGGAGAGGAGAGGCCAAAAGCACATATGGGACGGGTGCTTTCATACTTCTCAACACGGGTGAGGAGATAATTCGGTCAACGCATGGGCTTCTAAGCACTGTGGCATTCAAACTTGGCCCTAAAGCTCCTACAAACTATGCCATAGAGGGATCAATTGCTATTGCTGGAGCTGCAGTTCAGTGGCTTAGAGACAGTCTTGGGATTATTAAGAGCGCAAAAGAGATCGAGGATTTGGCATTACAGGTTGAGTCCACTGGTGGGGTTTATTTTGTGCCTGCCTTTAATGGATTATTTGCTCCGTGGTGGCGTGATGATGCTCGTGGGGTTTGCATTGGTATTACAAGGTTTACAAACAAGGCTCACATTTGTAGAGCAGTGCTTGAGAGTATGGCCTTCCAGGTGAAAGATGTGTTGGATTCAATGCACAAAGATGCTGGAGAGAAGGGAGAGGTTAAGAATGAGAAGGGGGAGTTCCTGCTCAGAGTGGATGGTGGTGCTACTGTTAATACCCTTCTAATGCAGATTCAG GCGGATCTGTTGGGGAGCCCAGTGCTAAGACCAGCTGACATTGAGACAACAGCTCTTGGAGCAGCTTATGCTGCTGGATTAGCTGTTGGCATTTGGACCGAAAAGGAGATTTTTGCTGGTGAAGAAAGGGCTAAGGTTGCCACCACCTTCCATCCAAAATTAGATGAAGagttgaggaagaagaagttgGATTCATGGTTCAAGGCTATTTCAAGAACTTTCGACTTAGCTGATCTTTCACTTTGA
- the LOC117622596 gene encoding VQ motif-containing protein 11-like yields MNTPTCGPDPVSPNTTYVQADPATFRAVVQKLTGAPEDPSAQKLPLTLPARYSNPKPTSATEMGPRRPAFKLHERRHATKKLELNLNTASPSASCGPHGRPRGFVGFGSHHEMVMVSPVSTLDFLARGSPRTPASPCEDEDRAIAEKGFYLHPSPPLSTPRGSEPPELLPLFPLHSPRDSQNSSSAT; encoded by the coding sequence ATGAACACGCCCACTTGCGGACCCGACCCGGTTTCACCCAACACCACATACGTCCAAGCCGACCCGGCAACTTTCAGGGCCGTGGTCCAGAAGCTGACCGGAGCACCCGAAGACCCATCAGCCCAAAAGCTCCCTCTCACCCTCCCAGCCCGCTATTCCAACCCAAAACCCACCAGCGCCACCGAAATGGGGCCCCGGAGACCCGCTTTCAAGCTCCACGAGCGCAGGCACGCCACCAAGAAGCTAGAGCTGAACCTCAACACGGCGAGCCCATCCGCCTCATGTGGGCCCCACGGTAGGCCCAGAGGGTTTGTAGGATTTGGGAGCCATCACGAGATGGTGATGGTTTCGCCCGTTTCGACATTGGACTTTCTCGCACGTGGGAGCCCGAGGACACCCGCGTCACCGTGTGAAGATGAAGATAGGGCCATTGCTGAGAAGGGGTTCTATTTGCACCCAAGTCCTCCGCTAAGTACACCCAGAGGCTCTGAGCCTCCTGAGCTATTGCCTCTGTTTCCCCTCCATTCTCCACGAGATAGCCAGAACTCTTCTTCTGCTACTTAA